A stretch of Paenibacillus sp. URB8-2 DNA encodes these proteins:
- a CDS encoding sensor histidine kinase: protein MQYTFVILLQLLERAALLLMTLFVLTRVPRFKEIFQKGAYAPQELIIATVIFSLFAIFSTYSGIKVEGSLVNVRIVAIMAGGILFGPWVGLITGIISGVHRFLIDIGGVTSVPCLITSIATGVVSGIIYRHTSAERRWQAGILAGMGCEALTMLLILVMAHPSSLGVEIVSKIAFPMIMSQVSVGLIVMLVQSVEGEKERIAARQSKLALDIANKTLPYFRSINPQSLRKICTIIKEDIGADAVAITDTRCIRAYVGIGEEYYAEKNEIISDATKITLSSGEITIRNNDTEYNHQHIKSLIIIPLKEKGEVTGALKIYYTKAHKITYSLQAMAVGLSQIISTLMEVSRVEDIKEMANKAELKALQTRINPHFLFNALNAIVSSIRIDPDKARELIINLSGYMRYNLELTDDFIDIRKELQQVRHYVEIEKARFGRRLTVLYDIDDETEVRIPSLIIQPLVENAIVHGILKGRGVGTVTISVKDRGDSVRIGIRDTGVGISEETIRKVYEGSMPENKIGLFNVHQRVKLIYGEGLTITRLDKGTDITFDVKKENR from the coding sequence ATGCAGTATACGTTCGTCATTCTGCTGCAGCTGCTGGAACGCGCGGCGCTGCTGCTTATGACTTTGTTTGTATTGACCCGGGTGCCGCGGTTTAAGGAAATTTTTCAAAAAGGGGCGTACGCGCCGCAGGAGCTGATCATTGCCACCGTTATTTTCAGCCTGTTCGCCATATTCAGCACGTACAGCGGTATTAAGGTGGAAGGCTCCCTCGTCAATGTGCGGATTGTAGCCATCATGGCGGGCGGCATTCTGTTCGGTCCCTGGGTGGGGCTGATTACCGGTATTATTTCCGGCGTTCACCGGTTTCTGATCGATATCGGCGGCGTCACCTCGGTGCCCTGTCTGATTACCAGCATCGCGACCGGTGTCGTTTCGGGGATTATCTACCGTCACACGTCCGCCGAGCGCCGCTGGCAGGCCGGGATTCTGGCGGGAATGGGCTGCGAAGCGCTGACGATGCTGCTGATTCTCGTCATGGCCCATCCGTCGTCGCTCGGCGTTGAAATCGTATCGAAGATTGCCTTTCCGATGATTATGAGCCAGGTCAGTGTCGGACTCATCGTCATGCTTGTCCAGAGTGTGGAAGGGGAGAAGGAGCGGATCGCCGCAAGGCAGTCCAAGCTGGCCCTTGATATCGCGAACAAGACGCTCCCCTATTTTCGCAGCATCAATCCGCAGTCTCTGCGCAAAATATGCACGATCATCAAAGAAGACATCGGCGCGGACGCGGTCGCGATTACGGATACCCGGTGCATTCGCGCCTACGTCGGCATCGGGGAAGAATATTATGCCGAGAAGAACGAGATTATCAGCGATGCCACGAAAATTACGCTGTCCAGCGGGGAAATCACGATCCGCAATAACGATACCGAATACAATCATCAGCATATCAAGTCGCTGATCATCATTCCCCTGAAAGAAAAGGGCGAAGTCACCGGCGCGCTCAAAATTTATTACACCAAAGCCCACAAAATCACCTATTCCCTCCAGGCAATGGCCGTCGGCCTGTCCCAGATTATTTCCACGCTGATGGAGGTCTCCCGGGTGGAGGACATCAAGGAAATGGCGAACAAGGCGGAGCTGAAGGCGCTCCAGACCCGGATCAATCCCCATTTTCTGTTCAACGCGCTGAACGCCATCGTCTCCTCCATCCGCATCGACCCTGATAAGGCCCGGGAGCTTATCATCAATCTGTCCGGCTATATGCGGTACAATCTGGAGCTCACCGACGATTTTATCGATATCCGCAAAGAGCTTCAGCAGGTTCGGCACTACGTGGAGATCGAGAAAGCGCGTTTCGGAAGACGCCTTACGGTTCTCTACGATATCGATGACGAGACGGAGGTTCGCATCCCAAGCCTCATCATTCAACCCTTGGTGGAAAATGCGATTGTACACGGCATACTGAAAGGGCGGGGCGTAGGAACGGTGACGATTTCGGTCAAGGACCGGGGCGACAGCGTGCGGATCGGCATCCGCGACACCGGGGTCGGCATCAGCGAAGAAACGATCCGGAAGGTATACGAAGGCAGCATGCCGGAGAACAAGATCGGGCTGTTTAACGTGCATCAGCGGGTGAAGCTGATTTATGGCGAGGGGCTGACGATTACGAGGCTGGATAAAGGGACGGATATAACTTTCGATGTGAAAAAGGAGAACCGATGA
- a CDS encoding LytR/AlgR family response regulator transcription factor: MRAIIVEDEELARQELAYLIRANSGIEIAAEFDDGLDALKYLQANQVDVLFLDINIPSVDGVLLAQNISKFSVKPYIVFITAYKEHAAEAFEIEAFDYILKPYNETRIKGMLGKLEATLAHRPGGEEERNPVSNKINLWKNEKIIVVDADDIYYASAQEKTTSVFTRNEEYSMGVSITEFHGRLPQDRFFRCHRSFIVNLSKIKEIIPWFNNTYLLRLRDLDFEVPVSRSKVKEFRQIMRL; the protein is encoded by the coding sequence ATGAGAGCGATAATCGTAGAGGATGAAGAGCTGGCCAGACAGGAGCTGGCCTACCTGATTCGGGCGAACAGCGGCATAGAGATTGCGGCCGAGTTCGATGACGGGCTGGACGCGCTGAAATATTTGCAGGCCAATCAGGTGGATGTACTGTTTCTCGACATCAATATCCCTTCCGTGGACGGTGTGCTGCTGGCGCAGAATATCAGCAAATTTTCCGTGAAGCCCTATATTGTGTTCATCACCGCGTATAAGGAGCATGCCGCCGAAGCGTTCGAGATTGAGGCCTTCGATTACATCCTGAAGCCGTATAACGAAACGCGGATCAAGGGGATGCTGGGCAAGCTCGAGGCTACTTTAGCGCACCGGCCGGGTGGAGAAGAGGAGCGCAATCCGGTCAGCAACAAGATCAATCTGTGGAAAAATGAAAAGATCATCGTCGTCGACGCCGACGACATTTACTACGCCTCGGCCCAGGAGAAGACGACGAGCGTCTTTACGCGAAACGAAGAGTACTCCATGGGGGTCAGCATCACCGAGTTTCACGGACGTCTACCGCAGGATCGCTTTTTCCGCTGCCACCGTTCTTTTATTGTCAACCTGTCCAAAATCAAGGAAATCATCCCCTGGTTTAACAACACCTACCTGCTTAGGCTGCGCGATCTGGACTTTGAAGTACCGGTCAGCCGCAGCAAGGTCAAGGAATTCAGGCAGATTATGCGCCTGTAG
- a CDS encoding L-lactate MFS transporter, translating to MSVGTKANNRFLIVLGTIIMQMGLGTIYTWSLFNQPLVTKYGWELGSVSTTFSITSFALAFATLFAGKLQDKIGLRRLTAVAGVLLGLGLMYSSQASSLPMLYLLAGVIVGYADGTAYITSLSNLIKWFPNRKGLISGVSVGAYGTGSLIFKYVNAHLIGSVGVSRTFLYWGMIVMAMVVIGSLLVREASAAPAGTAKASSLLAPLEKKDYTVGEMLRTKQAYLLFTIFFTACMSGLYLIGIVKDIGVKLAGLDVQTAANAVAMIAIFNTAGRLILGALSDKMSRLKLVGATMAVTAVATLTLSFAQLNFGLFFACVATIAFCFGGNITVFPAIASDFFGLKNHSKNYGIIYQGFGIGALSGSFIAAFLGGFKPTFVTIGVLCLISCLIAVMLKPPVQVRKERKRNPEMPGRTVYGKIS from the coding sequence ATGTCGGTAGGGACTAAAGCAAACAACCGTTTTCTAATCGTACTGGGAACCATTATTATGCAGATGGGTCTGGGAACCATTTATACCTGGAGCTTGTTCAACCAGCCGCTCGTAACGAAATATGGCTGGGAGCTCGGCTCCGTATCTACAACCTTTTCGATCACAAGCTTTGCGCTGGCATTCGCGACACTTTTTGCGGGCAAGCTTCAGGATAAAATCGGGCTTCGCCGCCTGACGGCCGTGGCGGGTGTTCTGCTTGGCCTCGGTCTGATGTACAGCTCGCAGGCAAGCTCGCTGCCGATGCTGTACCTGTTGGCAGGAGTAATTGTTGGGTATGCGGACGGAACAGCTTATATCACGTCGCTGTCGAATCTGATCAAATGGTTCCCGAACCGCAAGGGCCTGATCTCGGGAGTATCGGTCGGCGCGTACGGAACAGGCAGTTTAATCTTTAAATATGTGAACGCCCATCTGATCGGATCGGTCGGAGTCTCCCGTACGTTTCTGTACTGGGGCATGATCGTCATGGCCATGGTGGTTATCGGTTCGCTGCTTGTCAGAGAGGCCTCCGCGGCGCCGGCCGGAACGGCCAAAGCATCATCGCTGCTCGCCCCGCTGGAGAAAAAGGATTACACAGTGGGCGAAATGCTGCGCACCAAGCAAGCCTACCTGTTGTTCACCATCTTCTTCACCGCCTGCATGAGCGGCCTCTATCTGATCGGCATTGTCAAGGACATCGGCGTGAAGCTGGCCGGTCTGGATGTGCAGACCGCGGCCAATGCGGTAGCGATGATCGCCATCTTCAATACGGCCGGACGCCTTATCCTCGGCGCGCTGTCCGACAAAATGAGCCGCCTGAAGCTGGTTGGCGCAACGATGGCTGTTACCGCCGTCGCCACTCTGACTCTCAGCTTCGCGCAGCTGAACTTCGGACTGTTCTTTGCCTGCGTGGCAACTATCGCCTTCTGCTTCGGCGGCAATATTACCGTCTTTCCGGCAATTGCCAGCGACTTCTTCGGCCTGAAGAACCATAGCAAGAACTATGGCATCATCTATCAAGGGTTCGGCATCGGGGCATTGTCCGGTTCGTTCATCGCCGCTTTCCTGGGCGGATTCAAACCGACCTTCGTCACGATCGGCGTACTGTGCCTGATTTCCTGCCTGATCGCCGTGATGCTGAAACCGCCGGTTCAGGTCCGTAAGGAACGGAAGCGGAACCCGGAAATGCCCGGACGCACCGTATACGGAAAGATTTCTTAA
- a CDS encoding alpha/beta fold hydrolase, whose translation MGSALTIARYNEEILSGCRLADEAFLAGIKTRYSFSFSVDTNVFDKPGLLITGRQDSMVGYQDASILLDKYTRTSFAVLDRAGHNLQIEQPGLFNALMHEWLDRVEEDGLK comes from the coding sequence ATGGGTTCAGCCCTGACCATCGCCCGCTACAATGAGGAGATTTTATCCGGCTGCCGCTTGGCGGACGAAGCATTTCTGGCAGGGATCAAAACCCGGTACAGCTTCTCTTTTTCGGTTGACACGAACGTATTTGATAAGCCTGGACTCTTGATCACGGGAAGACAGGATTCCATGGTGGGATACCAGGATGCCTCTATCCTATTGGATAAGTATACGAGGACATCCTTTGCGGTCCTGGACCGTGCAGGACATAATCTGCAAATCGAGCAGCCGGGGCTGTTCAACGCCTTAATGCATGAGTGGCTCGACAGGGTGGAAGAGGACGGGTTAAAGTAA
- a CDS encoding aldehyde dehydrogenase, with product MESYSWIFEKQQSYFTSGATQELSYRIDALRRLKGSIRAHERQLLNALKSDLNKSEFEAYSTEIGIVLEEIGFTLKHLRAWAKPRKVKTPITHWGSKGFIYSEPYGVSLILAPWNYPFQLAVAPLVGAIAAGNCAVLKPSELTPRTSETISEIIRASFQEEYVSVIQGGIETSEALLKEKFDYIFFTGSVPVGKIVMEAAARHLTPVTLELGGKSPCIVHEDANLKLAARRIAWGKFMNAGQTCVAPDYIYVHQSVKDRFLSELRDAVKELYGEQPLLNPGYTRVVSRRHFDRLEAFLGNGTMLFGGGTDKENLTIEPTVLEDIGWEHPVMKEEIFGPILPVLGYQHLSEAAYGIRNQPGPLALYLFTESKSVQEEVLKSVSFGGGCINDTVYHIVSPYLPFGGVGNSGMGAYHGQAGFDTFSHRKSVLKQTTRFDLPFRYPNRKNGLKQIKRFLK from the coding sequence ATGGAGAGCTATAGCTGGATATTCGAAAAACAACAATCTTATTTTACCAGCGGGGCAACACAAGAATTAAGCTATCGGATCGACGCGCTTCGCCGTTTAAAGGGGAGTATAAGAGCGCATGAAAGGCAGCTGCTCAACGCTTTAAAAAGTGATTTGAACAAGTCGGAATTCGAAGCTTACTCTACGGAAATCGGAATCGTTCTTGAGGAAATCGGATTTACGCTGAAGCATTTGCGGGCATGGGCCAAGCCCCGTAAAGTAAAGACGCCAATCACGCACTGGGGCTCCAAAGGGTTCATTTATTCCGAACCGTACGGCGTCAGCTTGATTCTCGCTCCCTGGAATTATCCGTTCCAATTGGCGGTGGCTCCTTTGGTCGGAGCGATTGCCGCTGGAAACTGCGCGGTCCTGAAGCCGTCCGAATTAACCCCGAGGACTTCGGAGACGATCTCAGAGATTATCCGTGCAAGCTTTCAGGAAGAGTATGTTTCCGTCATCCAGGGCGGAATTGAAACAAGCGAGGCGCTGCTGAAGGAGAAGTTTGACTATATCTTTTTTACCGGGAGCGTTCCTGTCGGGAAGATCGTTATGGAAGCCGCCGCACGGCATCTGACACCGGTCACCTTGGAGCTTGGAGGAAAAAGCCCCTGCATCGTCCATGAAGACGCCAATCTCAAGCTGGCCGCGAGGCGCATTGCCTGGGGGAAATTCATGAACGCCGGACAAACCTGCGTAGCGCCGGATTATATCTATGTCCATCAAAGCGTCAAGGACCGATTCCTGAGTGAACTGAGAGACGCGGTAAAAGAGCTGTACGGGGAACAGCCTCTGCTGAATCCGGGTTATACGAGAGTGGTCAGCAGGAGGCATTTTGACCGGCTTGAGGCGTTTCTGGGCAACGGGACAATGCTGTTTGGCGGAGGAACGGACAAGGAAAATCTAACGATTGAACCGACCGTTCTGGAGGATATCGGCTGGGAACATCCCGTGATGAAGGAGGAAATCTTCGGGCCCATCCTTCCCGTGCTGGGATACCAACATCTGTCCGAGGCGGCTTACGGAATTCGCAATCAGCCGGGTCCGCTTGCGCTGTATTTGTTCACGGAAAGCAAGAGTGTGCAGGAGGAGGTGCTGAAGAGCGTTTCCTTCGGCGGCGGATGCATCAATGACACTGTGTATCATATCGTGTCTCCGTATCTGCCGTTTGGGGGAGTAGGGAACAGCGGGATGGGAGCATATCACGGACAAGCGGGCTTTGACACCTTCTCGCACCGCAAGAGCGTTCTGAAGCAGACGACACGTTTCGATCTGCCTTTCCGGTACCCGAATCGGAAGAACGGGCTTAAGCAGATCAAGCGGTTCTTGAAATGA
- the odhB gene encoding 2-oxoglutarate dehydrogenase complex dihydrolipoyllysine-residue succinyltransferase, with the protein MSEIKVPDLGESITEGTIYKWHVKEGDTVGQGDVLAELETDKVNLEISAEEGGVISAILRGAGENVAVGEVIGRLGGGAPAGGKPPAAEAQPTAQPPAATAAAQPAAAAPAAAPEGPAAENGSAYLASPGARKLARERGIDLAEVGARDPIGRIGQADVKGHGAAAVPAAPIPAPAAPQSAPAGSTPPPGKAADGKETERKRMSRRRLTIASRLVEAQHTAAMLTTFNEVDMTAILDIRKRRKDTFKEKHDIGLGFMSFFTKAVVGALKAYPLLNAEIDGEDLLIKKYYDIGIAVSAKEGLVVPVVRDADRLSFPQIERQIAELASKARANTLALSNLQGGTFTITNGGVFGSLMSTPILNAPQVGILGMHKIQLRPIAIDEETTVNRPMMYIALSYDHRIVDGSEAVSFLVKVKELLEDPEALLLEG; encoded by the coding sequence GTGTCTGAAATTAAAGTGCCCGATTTGGGCGAATCCATTACCGAAGGTACGATCTATAAGTGGCATGTAAAAGAAGGCGATACCGTCGGCCAGGGGGACGTTCTGGCCGAGCTGGAAACGGATAAGGTCAACCTGGAAATCAGCGCCGAGGAGGGCGGCGTCATTTCCGCGATTTTGCGGGGAGCCGGGGAGAATGTCGCGGTCGGCGAAGTGATCGGCAGGCTCGGCGGCGGCGCTCCCGCAGGCGGCAAGCCACCGGCTGCGGAGGCTCAGCCGACAGCGCAGCCGCCCGCAGCAACCGCGGCGGCGCAGCCCGCGGCTGCCGCTCCGGCGGCGGCCCCCGAGGGTCCGGCCGCCGAAAACGGCTCCGCGTACCTGGCTTCGCCGGGTGCGCGCAAGCTCGCGCGCGAGCGCGGCATCGACCTCGCCGAGGTCGGCGCGCGCGATCCCATCGGCCGGATTGGCCAGGCCGATGTGAAGGGCCATGGCGCAGCAGCGGTGCCCGCTGCGCCGATCCCGGCCCCGGCCGCGCCGCAGAGCGCGCCGGCCGGCAGCACGCCGCCGCCGGGCAAGGCGGCGGACGGCAAAGAGACGGAGCGCAAGCGCATGTCGCGCAGACGGCTGACGATTGCCAGCCGCCTGGTGGAGGCGCAGCATACGGCGGCCATGCTGACCACCTTCAATGAGGTGGACATGACCGCGATTCTGGATATCCGCAAACGCCGCAAGGATACCTTCAAGGAGAAGCATGACATCGGCCTCGGCTTCATGTCCTTCTTCACCAAGGCGGTCGTCGGCGCGCTCAAAGCTTATCCGCTGCTCAATGCGGAAATCGACGGCGAGGACCTCCTGATCAAGAAATATTACGACATCGGCATTGCCGTATCCGCCAAGGAAGGCCTTGTCGTGCCCGTGGTCCGGGACGCCGACCGGCTCAGCTTCCCGCAGATTGAGCGGCAGATCGCCGAGCTTGCGTCCAAAGCCCGCGCCAATACGCTCGCCCTCTCCAACCTTCAGGGCGGCACCTTTACGATTACCAACGGCGGCGTATTCGGGTCCCTCATGTCAACGCCGATCCTGAATGCTCCGCAGGTCGGCATTCTGGGCATGCACAAGATCCAGCTCCGCCCGATCGCCATCGACGAAGAAACGACGGTCAACCGGCCGATGATGTACATCGCCTTGTCCTACGACCACCGGATCGTCGACGGCTCGGAAGCGGTAAGCTTTCTCGTCAAGGTCAAGGAACTGCTGGAGGACCCGGAAGCGCTGCTGCTGGAGGGCTGA
- a CDS encoding 2-oxoglutarate dehydrogenase E1 component yields the protein MSANESYNESVWSRYYGPNLGYIQEKYEQFAGDPSSVEAHYRELFAIYGPPPLTSEAARTPGPSLSGDTDWLRKAVRASKLIANIRNFGHLAADIDPLEQVHDSMAKWLNPETYELTREDLLALPASLIWENAPQDVQTGWDAYHRMRQAYTKTIAYEFGHVHDERELRWLNNQAESATSPAPLTAAERKALLNRLIEVEYFETFLHKTFVGQKRFSLEGTDVLVPMLDEIVRAAAHDGAEHILMGMAHRGRLNVLAHILGKPYDIIFSEFHHSPNKELFPSEGSMGINYGWTGDVKYHLGADRAVHEGETVRARLTLANNPSHLEFVNPVVEGFTRAAQEDRSAPGLPGLDTNKAMAVLMHGDAAFPGEGIVAETLNIGKLNGYQNGGTIHIIVNNRIGFTTESEDSRSTHYASDLAKGYEIPIVHVNADDPEACIAAVRLASAYRSLFKKDFLIDLVGYRRHGHNEMDDPEMTQPIVYGKVKNHSTVYRIYAQRLEHEKLVTLEEVAKMSGEAENVLQQAYERMKEGKQKNGEVKAAVAVQTGESRTPATAVPLGRLQSINRQLLSVPDGFKVYPKLQRILQRRKDLLNDGEKVDWALAETLAFATILQDGTPIRLSGQDAQRGTFSQRHLVLHDSDSGALFAPLHQLEDARASFGVYNSPLSEASVLGYEYGYNVFAPETFVLWEAQYGDFANAAQVIFDQFISAGRAKWTQRSNLTILLPHGYEGQGPEHSSGRMERYLQLSAEENWTVANLTSAAQYFHLLRRQASLCGQADARPLVIMTPKSLIRNPRSASSGIELATGQFQAVFSEPLLGQKPGEVKRLVVCSGKIAIDLETELEAAQGRDWSWLHILRLEQLYPFPERELAAHLSSFGSLQEIVWVQEEPKNMGAWSYAEPRLRDIAPAHTGVRYIGRPERSSPASGYADVHSFEQRRIVTEALNLNSQAKAAVPSPSGDGVTIAEIHTLGR from the coding sequence ATGTCAGCCAATGAGTCCTACAACGAATCCGTTTGGAGCAGGTATTACGGTCCCAATCTGGGTTACATCCAGGAAAAATACGAACAGTTCGCCGGAGATCCTTCTTCCGTCGAAGCCCACTACCGCGAACTCTTCGCCATCTATGGCCCCCCTCCGCTGACATCCGAGGCCGCCAGAACCCCCGGACCTTCGCTGTCCGGAGATACCGACTGGCTCCGAAAAGCGGTCAGAGCCTCCAAGCTGATTGCGAACATCCGCAATTTTGGCCACCTGGCGGCCGATATCGACCCGCTGGAGCAAGTCCATGATTCCATGGCCAAATGGCTGAACCCCGAGACTTATGAACTTACGCGCGAGGATTTGCTGGCCCTGCCGGCCTCGCTCATCTGGGAGAACGCTCCGCAGGATGTGCAGACAGGCTGGGACGCTTATCACCGGATGCGCCAAGCTTATACCAAGACGATCGCCTACGAGTTCGGCCATGTCCACGACGAGCGAGAGCTCCGCTGGCTGAACAACCAGGCCGAATCGGCTACCTCCCCCGCCCCGCTGACGGCGGCGGAGCGCAAAGCTCTGCTGAACCGGCTGATCGAGGTGGAATATTTCGAGACCTTCCTGCACAAGACGTTCGTCGGCCAGAAACGGTTCAGCCTGGAAGGCACCGACGTGCTGGTTCCGATGCTGGACGAGATCGTCCGGGCGGCCGCGCATGACGGCGCGGAACATATCCTGATGGGCATGGCTCACCGGGGCCGTTTGAATGTGCTCGCACATATTTTGGGGAAACCTTACGATATTATTTTCTCCGAATTCCATCACTCTCCGAACAAGGAGCTGTTCCCGTCCGAAGGCTCCATGGGCATCAACTACGGCTGGACCGGAGACGTGAAATACCATCTGGGCGCCGACCGTGCGGTGCACGAAGGCGAGACCGTGCGCGCCCGTCTGACGCTCGCTAACAATCCGAGCCATCTGGAGTTCGTCAACCCGGTCGTGGAAGGCTTTACGCGCGCGGCCCAGGAAGACCGGAGTGCTCCGGGGCTGCCTGGGCTGGACACGAACAAGGCCATGGCCGTACTGATGCACGGAGACGCCGCCTTCCCCGGCGAAGGAATTGTGGCCGAGACGCTGAACATCGGCAAGCTTAACGGGTACCAGAATGGCGGAACGATCCACATCATCGTCAATAACCGCATCGGCTTTACAACGGAAAGCGAGGATTCCCGTTCCACGCACTACGCGAGCGATCTTGCCAAAGGCTATGAAATTCCGATCGTACACGTCAATGCCGACGACCCGGAAGCTTGCATCGCCGCCGTCCGTCTGGCCAGCGCTTACCGCAGTCTGTTCAAAAAAGATTTCCTCATCGATCTTGTCGGCTACCGCAGACACGGACATAATGAAATGGACGACCCTGAAATGACCCAGCCGATTGTGTACGGCAAGGTGAAGAATCACTCTACCGTTTACCGGATTTATGCGCAGCGGCTGGAACACGAGAAGCTCGTCACTCTTGAAGAGGTGGCGAAGATGAGCGGTGAAGCGGAGAATGTGCTTCAGCAGGCTTACGAGCGGATGAAGGAGGGCAAGCAGAAGAACGGCGAAGTCAAAGCTGCGGTCGCCGTGCAGACCGGGGAAAGCCGGACGCCCGCAACCGCCGTGCCGCTGGGCCGACTGCAAAGCATTAACCGCCAGCTTTTGTCCGTTCCGGACGGTTTCAAGGTATATCCGAAGCTGCAGCGCATTTTGCAGCGGCGCAAGGACCTGCTGAATGACGGGGAAAAGGTGGACTGGGCGCTGGCCGAAACGCTCGCCTTCGCCACGATTCTGCAGGACGGGACGCCGATCCGGCTGAGCGGCCAGGACGCGCAGCGCGGCACCTTCTCCCAGCGGCATCTCGTGCTTCATGACAGCGACAGCGGAGCGCTCTTCGCCCCGCTTCACCAGCTTGAGGACGCCCGCGCTTCCTTCGGGGTGTATAACAGCCCGCTGTCGGAAGCTTCGGTGCTCGGCTACGAGTACGGCTACAATGTGTTCGCGCCGGAGACCTTCGTGCTATGGGAAGCGCAGTACGGCGATTTCGCCAATGCAGCGCAGGTCATTTTCGACCAGTTCATCTCCGCCGGACGGGCCAAATGGACCCAGCGCAGCAATTTGACCATCCTGCTGCCCCATGGCTACGAAGGCCAGGGACCGGAGCATTCCAGCGGCAGAATGGAACGTTATTTGCAGCTGTCGGCCGAGGAGAACTGGACGGTTGCTAACCTGACCAGCGCGGCGCAATACTTCCATCTGCTCCGCCGTCAGGCTTCGCTGTGCGGGCAGGCGGACGCCAGGCCGCTCGTCATTATGACGCCGAAGAGCCTGATCCGCAACCCGCGCAGCGCTTCCTCCGGCATTGAGCTGGCTACCGGTCAGTTTCAAGCGGTATTCTCTGAACCGCTGCTTGGACAAAAGCCGGGCGAAGTCAAGCGGCTGGTCGTATGCAGCGGCAAAATCGCCATCGATTTGGAAACCGAGCTGGAAGCGGCCCAGGGCAGAGACTGGTCATGGCTGCACATCCTGCGTCTGGAACAGCTGTATCCGTTCCCCGAGCGCGAGCTGGCCGCCCATCTCAGCTCTTTCGGCTCCCTTCAGGAAATCGTCTGGGTGCAGGAAGAGCCGAAGAACATGGGCGCCTGGAGCTACGCCGAGCCGCGGCTGCGCGACATTGCGCCGGCCCATACCGGCGTCCGGTATATCGGCCGTCCGGAACGCTCAAGTCCGGCGAGCGGATACGCGGACGTCCACAGCTTCGAGCAGCGGAGAATCGTCACTGAGGCCCTGAATTTGAACTCGCAAGCAAAAGCGGCTGTGCCGTCTCCTTCCGGGGACGGTGTCACGATAGCAGAAATCCACACTTTGGGGAGGTAG
- a CDS encoding anti-repressor SinI family protein: MDKSNQGNIGELQTVDLDMEWVYLLLKAKKQGIHADEIRRFFNDRTLKAM; encoded by the coding sequence TTGGATAAGTCCAACCAGGGGAACATCGGAGAACTGCAGACGGTAGATCTTGATATGGAATGGGTATATTTGCTTCTGAAAGCAAAGAAGCAAGGGATTCATGCGGATGAAATTCGTCGGTTCTTCAATGACAGGACACTGAAGGCTATGTAG
- a CDS encoding helix-turn-helix domain-containing protein, protein MPDNIGQHIQQLRLEKGLSLSELAGKADVAKSYLSNVERNIQSNPSIQFIEKIAEALDVPVHILLYGELSDTQEEPLDSEWFKLVQEAMSSGVSKREFKEFLDYQKWRLDQKEQ, encoded by the coding sequence GTGCCAGATAACATAGGACAGCACATTCAGCAGCTCCGCCTCGAGAAGGGGTTATCCTTATCCGAACTCGCAGGCAAGGCGGATGTGGCCAAATCGTACTTAAGCAATGTTGAACGCAACATCCAATCCAACCCCTCTATCCAATTCATCGAAAAAATTGCCGAAGCTCTGGACGTTCCCGTTCACATTCTTCTCTATGGAGAGCTTTCCGATACGCAGGAGGAACCGCTCGATTCGGAATGGTTCAAGCTGGTGCAGGAGGCTATGTCCTCGGGTGTCAGCAAACGCGAGTTCAAGGAGTTTCTGGATTACCAGAAGTGGCGGCTTGATCAAAAGGAACAATAA